A single genomic interval of Scylla paramamosain isolate STU-SP2022 chromosome 4, ASM3559412v1, whole genome shotgun sequence harbors:
- the LOC135100138 gene encoding uncharacterized protein LOC135100138 encodes MGVNGLGGSGRCTVHKEVHRSHNFLSDDPTLSSPRAHNLLPTRPHSPPHEAILSSPRAHTLLPRGHTLLPTRPHFPLHEPTLSSPRGHTLIATMPPSPPTRPHSSPRCHTLLPNEPTLSSLRGHSLLPTRPHSSPHEATLFPTRPHSSPYEPTLSSPWGHTLLPRRPHPPPPTRPPSPPHKATLSCPRTHTLLPTRPHSSPYELHSPPREDTLSSPGGHTLHPPSPPHKSTLSSP; translated from the coding sequence GCCATAATTTCCTGTCTGACGATCCCACACTCTCCTCCCCACGAGCCCACAATCTCCTTCCCACGAGGCCACACTCTCCTCCCCACGAGGCCATACTTTCCTCTCCACGAGCCCACACTCTCCTCCCACGAGGCCACACTCTCCTCCCCACGAGGCCACACTTTCCTCTCCACGAGCCCACACTCTCCTCCCCACGAGGCCACACTCTCATCGCCACGATgccaccctctccccccacgAGGCCGCACTCCTCCCCACGATGCCACACTCTCCTTCCCAACGAGCCCACACTCTCCTCACTACGAGGCCACTCTCTTCTCCCTACGAGGCCACACTCTTCTCCCCACGAGGCCACACTCTTCCCCACGAGGCCACACTCTTCTCCTTACGAACCTACACTCTCCTCCCCATGGGGACACACTCTCCTCCCCAGGAGACCACACCCTCCACCTCCCACGAGGCCACCCTCTCCACCCCACAAGGCCACACTCTCCTGCCCACGAACCCACACTCTCCTCCCCACGAGGCCACACTCTTCTCCTTATGAACTACACTCTCCTCCCCGCGAGGACACACTCTCCTCCCCAGGAGGCCACACTCTCCACCCACCCTCTCCACCCCACAAGTCCACACTCTCCTCCCCATGA